One Spirochaeta africana DSM 8902 genomic window carries:
- a CDS encoding EAL domain-containing protein, translating into MCREPAQAAWREAAGSRRPEGIPIARSGNPYREVSTIPPDQDRCSTGIYPLQFAMPSSLNTEQIYSLLGISKLKTVYHPIVSLAEQKIFGLEALSRGLQPDCNEVPPLQLFAAANQQGLSLELDRLCRSTALHHTKPHIENDEIPLLFINLDLSHLQQPRNATGYLLQQVQSAGIPPHRIAIELVESKVANASLLKAFVQTYRHAGFLIVLDDFGADHSNLDRILLVRPDILKIDRNLIAGIQEDHYRQAVVQSIITLAHRIGSLVLAEGVETLPEVQTCSRLGIDLFQGYYFAYPHENPCSQSDETIQLLHQCFTRIADGHRRSTRAETLSRSVMRSTAERVARQLAVDSITEYERTLRAELQNVSGIECAYCLDLDGTQISSTVQLHANPPRHPVFAPAEKGFNHKLKPYFAQLRKHHFDVSDTYISCASGQPCTTASLHFTTSDGNKRILCIDYHQREQSISGKKKGSP; encoded by the coding sequence ATGTGCCGAGAGCCTGCGCAGGCGGCCTGGAGGGAGGCGGCAGGAAGCCGACGACCGGAAGGGATTCCCATCGCTCGCTCTGGAAATCCATACCGGGAGGTATCCACAATCCCCCCGGATCAAGATCGTTGTTCAACCGGTATATATCCGCTACAATTTGCTATGCCCAGCTCCTTGAACACAGAACAAATTTATTCACTGCTCGGTATTTCCAAACTGAAAACTGTATATCACCCGATTGTAAGCCTTGCAGAGCAGAAAATTTTCGGACTGGAAGCCCTTTCACGCGGTTTGCAGCCCGATTGCAACGAAGTCCCCCCATTGCAGCTCTTTGCTGCAGCGAATCAACAGGGCCTGAGTCTTGAACTTGATCGTCTGTGTCGATCTACCGCACTACACCACACCAAGCCACATATAGAAAACGACGAGATTCCCCTGCTGTTTATAAATCTTGATCTCAGCCATCTGCAGCAACCTCGCAACGCCACCGGGTACCTCCTCCAGCAGGTGCAATCAGCAGGCATCCCCCCACACCGGATAGCCATCGAACTTGTGGAGAGCAAGGTTGCCAACGCGAGCCTGTTGAAAGCCTTCGTACAAACCTACCGACATGCAGGGTTTCTGATTGTTCTGGATGACTTTGGGGCAGATCACAGTAACCTCGACCGTATTTTGCTTGTTCGACCCGACATCCTGAAGATTGATCGCAACCTGATTGCCGGAATCCAGGAGGATCATTATCGACAAGCAGTAGTTCAGTCGATCATAACCCTGGCACACCGGATTGGATCACTTGTGCTGGCTGAGGGGGTCGAAACGCTGCCAGAGGTCCAGACCTGTAGCCGGTTAGGAATTGATCTTTTCCAGGGGTACTATTTTGCCTATCCACATGAAAATCCTTGCAGCCAGAGTGATGAAACCATCCAATTGCTGCACCAGTGCTTTACCAGGATTGCTGATGGACACCGACGGTCAACCAGGGCAGAAACACTTTCCCGCAGCGTCATGCGCAGTACTGCCGAGCGGGTTGCCCGTCAGCTGGCTGTCGATAGTATAACAGAATATGAAAGGACCCTGCGCGCAGAGCTGCAGAATGTCTCCGGCATTGAGTGTGCATACTGTCTTGACCTTGATGGCACTCAAATCAGTTCGACTGTCCAGTTACATGCCAATCCACCACGACATCCGGTATTTGCGCCCGCAGAAAAGGGATTTAATCACAAGCTCAAGCCGTATTTCGCCCAGCTGAGGAAACATCACTTTGATGTTTCGGATACATATATTTCCTGTGCCAGCGGGCAACCCTGCACCACTGCCTCGCTACACTTTACTACGAGCGATGGTAACAAGAGAATTCTGTGTATTGACTATCATCAGAGAGAACAGAGCATATCTGGCAAAAAAAAAGGCAGCCCGTAA